TTTCATTGAATTTTATATATACTTTTTATATTCGTCGCTAATTTTTTTTGCGATAAAAGGCCAAGAGTGATTTTTTGATACGTATTTATAGCCATTTTTAATGAGTTTTTCTTGGAGTCTTTTTGAAGAATATAGCATTTGGACTTTGTTTTTTATGTCAACGGGACTACGTGCTTTAAATAAAAGGCCTGTTTTTTTATGAGAAATTATTTCTTTTAATCCGCCAACGGCAGATACAATAACAGGTATTTTTGTTGCCATTCCTTCGAGTGCTACAAGACCGAACGGTTCATAGTAAGAGGGGACAATCAAAGCATCTGCGGCAGAATAAAAATTTCTTAATCTTCTGTGATTTATCATACCGGTAAATTTAATGAGATTTTCAACTTTTTCTTTTTTTGCTTTCTCGAGTAATCTTTCATATTCTTTAAAATCTAAAACATTTTTTTCTTTGCCATGTATTTTCCCTCCAACAATAACAATTTTAATATTTGGAATTTTCTTTTTTAGAAGTTTGGTTGCGGTTATTAAAGATCCAATTCCTTTACGCCACTCAAGTCGGCCAACGTACAAAAGTACAAAGTTTTTTTGGTCTATTCGTAAGCTCTCTCTCGCTTTTTCTTTTGAAAGTGGCTTAAATTTCTGAAGATTTACGCCCCCAGGGATAACTTTTACTTTTCCTGGAATGGAATCATAGATTTTAACCAGCGATTCTTTTTCGCTTTTTGCAAGACTTACGACTGCGTCAGCTCTCTCTACCGTTTCTTTTTCTACGTCAAATCTTTTCTGAAAATAATCAGTTTCGTTTTTGTTCGTTAAATATTTCTTTTTTGTGGCTTGCCTGATTTTTCCTAAAGAATGAAAGTTTTCAATAAGCGGTTTTGAAAATTGGCATTTTGCTTTTAACGCCATCCATGCTCCATCCCAGTAATGCCCATGGAAAACATCGTAGTTATCTTTAACTTCAATGAATTTCAAGAAATTTAAATAAACTTCTGGCAATATATTAAAAAGTTCGGTTTTTTGGACATAACTTTTCTTACCGCCTCTTAACCTAACCACTCTTGCGTTTTTGTTGATTTGAGAAATATGTTTTTTATTTGTGGAGTCCCAACGAGTAAAGACATCTACTTTATGTCCTAATTTGCCGAGTTCTTCGGCTAAAGATCTTACGTAGATGTTTTGTCCTCCAGTTTCTTGAGAACCAAGATGTGCGAGGGGGTCGGAGTGTATGCTGAACATCGCTATTTTCAGAACGTTTTCCTTCCCGTTTTTAGTATTTTTTCCCATTTTAAGCAAATAAAAGAGAAATCCCTGGAAACATCCCAGAAATTAATCCAATCATCTATTTTATGTTAAATATTGGAAATTTTCAAGAATAAGCTTTTTGCTTGATTTTGAGCAATCATTGAAAAAAAACAAGAAATATGTTAAAAGGAAAAGGTAATTTTATAAAAAACATGAGGAAATGTGAAATTTGCGGGAAAACATATACTGTAAAAACCGTTCGAAAGAAATTAAGAGGTAAATATAATCCCACAAGCAAACAAAGGAAGTATCCAAATTTACAATGGGTGCGTTTGCCATCTGGCAAGCGCGTCAAAGCTTGCACAAAGTGTATCAAGACCCTTTCAAAAACGAAATAGTTTCAATCAGAAGCCGGGGCATAGTATAATGGTTATTATGCAGGGCTGGGGGTCTTGTGACCTGGGTTCGATTCCCAGTGCCCCGAAACAAAGGTCTTTTTAAAAACTTATAAGAACCATGGAAGGACCATTTTCAAATTTAGACCAACCACCAAATGGACAAGAAAATAATGAAAAGAATTTAGAAGACCAGTTAAAGAAAACAAGCGAAGTATTAGAAAAAGCTGAGCAGCCAATGATTAATAGAAAACGTATGAATATTATAGGAGAACAAATACGTAAACTTGGCTTTTCAGATCAAAAGCAAAAAGAGATGATGCCGGTCTTGATAAAAAATGAAGAAATTATAAAGATGTGCGATGAAATTTTAGAATTAGAATCCAAAACTACTCCACAAGTAAATGCAGAAACCGATTTGACGACAAAGGAAGAGATAGAAATTAAAGAGGGACAGTTAAGATCAAAAATTGAGGAAGGATCTTTTGACGCTGAAGAAGAAAAAGCGGCTTAATTGTTTAATAAATAAATTCGTAAAAGCGGGGCTTTACACTCCGCTTTTATATTAAACTTGAAAAATAAAGAATTTATTGTATAATAAAAGGGTTAGTCTAGTATATAACATAAAGAGTTTAGGAGGTGCGAAGGTGGATAAAAATAGAGCTAACCAATTGCGAAAAGCTGTGGATTCAGCGCTTAATGAAGTGCTGGAAGCAAAGACTGAGATAGATGAAGCCAAGGAAGAATGGCGAGAAATTGTATCTAGTCATTCAGTAAACAAAGCTGAGAAGATCATCGCAGAAAGGAATATTTTCCAAAGGGCTAAAGAAGCCCGGAGAAGACGAGACGAGGCCTGGAAAAAGTATTATAACTTATCCGATGAGTTAACCAGAATATTAAGGTCTTAAGGAACAGGGGGGGATAAGATTGAATTTCGCAGATTCGTTGGATGAGAGGCTTTTTTGGAACGAAGAAGAGCGAAAGAGTGTCTTGCGAGAGATAGAACAACTTTCCAAAAAAGCAGACGAAACTTCTTCCGCCCGTCGCAAGAAAAAGATACTCACAAATATAGATGAGATGTGGAAGAAGAATTTCGATCTGTTCGACGAGTGGCTAAACATAGTTTCATGCCAAGCCGAAGAATTAGATAATGACGTAGAGCATCGAGAAAGGAGGTGAAAGAGATGAAGCTTTCCATAGGACCTTTAAGTGTTTGGGTTTACAAAAAGATCTCTGCAGGGGGCAGAAGCGTGGTAACTGCGGAGCTCGAAAAAGATGACGGAACCGTTGTCATAGTTTCTCCCGATCTTTCAGGGCAGAAGGCCAACATAAGAGAGCTCTGCATTATACCAAATTTTCCTTCCTTCGAGGTCGCCTTCGAGGACGGTAATGTCTTACGTATATTCATCCAGGATGACGAGATCATGGTCGTGGATTTACGTAGAGAGGTTACCAGAATTCCTTTTTACAAGAAGGAAACCTAGGTCAAGTAAGAAAAGATAAAGGAGGTGGTTCATGCGGTCTGAAATACGGCCGCTTTTTTATTTCTGTTTTCAAATATATCTTAGCATCTTATTGACTTTTCAGGAAAATCATTTTATAAAATAAAGTAAGCATTTTTAAATTAGTTCCTTAAAATTAAGGGATTTTTATATGTTTTGTAAGGTTGTTCGGAGAAGGGAAAAGAGAAGGTGGTGAAAATGAAAAAGTTTTGGATTTATTTTGCAATTATAATGTCCGTCCTTTTGATAGGGGGTATTATAATAACTGCTGTTCTTGGCATTCTTGATGATATCTATGCTTGGGCTTGGGTGGGCCTTGTTATGTTGCTAATAGCAGTATTATTTATAGCGGCATACGGCGAATATATTATATCAGCCATCGGCCTTGTCGATTTGTACTTCTTCTTTGCAATGATTTTCAACTTCCAATGGAAATACTTTCTGTATTTCTTAGCAACAAGTGCTATTCTTGTTCTTGTAGCTATTATATACGTATTTCTTAAAGAAATTGGATTGGTTGATTTTGAAGAATTCTTTAGTTCCTCTGAAGGAAAAAGTTCTTCAGGGGGTTCTTCAGGGGGTTCTTCAGGAGATTCCTTTATAGGAAGCTCAAAGAGCAGGAAAGAAAAGGAATATTGCAGAAAGTGTGGAAGCTTTAACCATAGTACCTTTGCACATGGTAGTCATGCAGAAAAGTCTCCAAGCGAATGCAGGGAATGTGGAAGTCAATACCACATAACTTTGGATCACAAAGAGTGTGGAGTTTGTGAGAGTACAGAGCATGATACTTCAGAACATATACCATTCAGCGGTAAATTAGAAGGAGATTGAGTCCCTTATGGGCCAAGAGACAATATTAAAACGCGGGAAGTCTAAGGATTTCCCGCCTGTTTTATTTTCAAATATAAAAACAAGATTATTTATTCCTGAAAGATTTTCGAGATTTGATTTTTTCCGCCTTGTAAAGGGAAGTTTTTTATGTTATACTGTCTTTGGTTTGAGTTAACTCTCGTGTTTCTTATTTAAAGTTATCTTTAAATTTTGTACTCCGAGGGGATCAAACGGGGTCGATTAGTCCTTTGAAACAGCGGTTTTTTACCGCTCCTGCTTGGCAGGGTTTCAAAGGATAAATGCCTGTTATTAAACAGGATAAAATTTAGAGAAAACGTATGGAAGAAGCAAAAAACAAGCTCTACGTTGGAAACTTGGCATATGAAATCAACGATGAAAAGCTGAAAGAAATTTTTTCAGCTGCCGGTGAAGTAACAGAAGCCGTTGTTATCATGGACAAGATTTCCGGACGTTCAAAGGGTTTTGGCTTTGTTACAATGAAAGATGACGCTGCAGCTGAAAAAGCTATTGAGCAGCTAAACGAAACAGACCTCGAAGGAAGGAAAATCATTGTTAACGTTGCAAGACCAATGCGCGAAAGATAAAATTGATTATCTTAGCAGAAAAAGCGGATCTTATTGATCCGCTTTTTTATTGTTTTTCTATAACTTGGTTGAAGGAGAAGAGTAATGGGAGGAAGAGGGTCGGCTTTAAAAGACCGTTTTCCCCGAAAGTGTTCCTGTAAACGGAATTACACTTCCGAGAGCTCTCTATTTTATCAATTGAGTTTATTCTTGAATAAAATCGGAATTTATTGTATACATCAGAATTAACCTATTTAGCACATAGTGCCAAAAGAGGTTTAAAATATATAAAAAAAGGAGGAAGTTGAGTTAAAGGAGGGGAGGTGATTTGCTTGTCATTTAACGATAACCACAAACTGGAGCTTGAAAACGATGAGGACTTGGTAAAGCTGGCTCAGCAAGGAAACGAAGAAGCCCAGCGAGTCTTGTTAGAGCGTTATAAATACATAGCAAGCACGAAAGCAAGTTTGTATTTTCTTCCCGGAGGAGATCAAGACGATTTATTCCAGGAAGGGATGATTGGCCTTTTTAAGGCAATTCGCGGTTATCAAGAGGGGCGCGATTCTTCTTTTAAGAGCTTTGCTTTTTTGTGCGTTTCTCGAAGTATAGTCACAGCACTAATACTAGCAAATCGCCGGAAGCACAAAGCTCTTGATGGTTATTCCTCTTTAGATAAATACGTTAGCCCAGATGGGGAAGAAGGCAATAACCATTTGCCGGCCAGCTACTTGGAAGATCCAGAAGAGATTTTTATCAACAATATAGAAAGAGAGGAGATGGAGGTCTTCTTACGAGAGAAGTTGTCACCCTTTGAATTTGCGGTAGTTCAGCTATTTATTCAAGGATTTTCTTACAGGGAAATAGCCAAAAAGCTGGGCATATCCGAAAAGCAGGTTGACAATGCTCTCTGTAGAGCGAGGGTTAAGACCAAGCGGTATGCAGAATACATGGACACAAAGGATAAAAAAAAGGAGGTGTTAAAGGTGCCAATTAGCGGATACACCATCTTTATGAAAGAGCAGTACAGAAAAGGACTAACAATGGATCAAGCTCTTGAGGCCTATAGAGAGCTATCACCGGAGAAGAAGGAAGTGTTGTCAAACGAAGCAAAGTAGATAAGGGACTCTAATAAGGTTTTTCCTGAAGCTGAAAGAGGAGGTTCAGAACCGGTGATACCAGCGTCTCTGGAGGGAGTCTTCAAATCATTGAAGGTTTTCCTCGAAGAGGAGCTCGAGAGTACCAGGCGCAAGGAGGCAATCCTTACAGGATTGATCGACCTACTTTAGACATACACAATCGCAACATGTGGGCGGGAGTCGCAAGACCCCCGCTTTTTCTATTTAAATTAGCAGTCTAAACACTTGACTGCTAAATTTATTTTTTTATAATTAAGTATATTTAGTAATTAAACAATTAAAAAATCCTGCATGTAATCTTGATTGCTGGATTTTTAAGAAACCGTTTTTTCTTTAAGTTATCTCTTTTTAAAAGACAACCCTTAAACAACCTACGCTTTCCGAAAACCAGCAATAAAACGGCTGGTTTTTTTACAAAAGGCCGAATTTTTAAACTATTTCAAAATTTATGATCAAGAAAAATTTTCACAGCGTTCCTCAGGGTGATGCTTGGGCAATAAAAAAAGAGGGTGTTGATAGGCCGGTTTCAAAACACAGAACACAGGCCATTGCAGAAGAAAAAACTCGTGTTCTTGCTAGAAGGGTTGAAGTAGAAGCAATCTATCATAACAAACAGGGGATTATTAAAGGCAGAGATAGTTATGGAAATGATCCATGTCCACCAAAAGACAAAAATTAAAGGTCACAATATAAACTAACTAAAAATCAAAATATGGATTTTAATAAGTTTCTTAGTGAAATAAGAAAGAAAGATGGGGAAGAAACTGCTCGGAGAGCAAATACTCTTGTTAATTTTGAAACCTTAAAAGAGTTGCTTATCCGGAAAGAAATTATTTCAGAAGGAGAATTTAGAAAAGTCAGAGAAGAAGTTTGTGAAAGGTATAAAAAGTAGACAAGATCAAGGATAAAAAACTTAGGCATGAAATGTTTATTTATTGATGAGACAGAATGCAAACAAAGAGATCCTAATTTTTTCGGAGTCGGTGGACTTTTTGTTGACTCCTTTTTCTATAAAACCCTAAAAAGATCTTTTAAATCTTGTTTTGAGAGTTTGGGGTGGGATGAGAAAAAGGAGCTTAAAGGAAGCTATCTATTTTCTTCACGGAAAGGAGATAAAAATGTGCCGGTGGATAAAAGAATTAAGCTTGTAAGGGAAATTGTTGATTGTACAAGAGCGAAACAGCGATCACGAATTAATTTTTATTTTACAAGCAACGGGAAAAAGAGAAGTGAAAAAAATTATTTATTCTTATTAAAGAAAATAATTAAATCACTTAAAAATTATCCTGATAAAAACGATAAAAATTTAGTAATTATAACAATACATCAGTGTTCTGAATTTAAAGAAAAGAATATCAAAAAAATAATTAATGAAAATTTGAAGGCAAGACTAGTTTTATTTGAAAAACCCTTTATAATCCACTCAGAAAACGAAGCATGCGGTATGATTATTGTCGATATTTTAAACTACCTAAAAATGTGGATTGTCCTTAATCCCGAGGAGAAAAGTCAATTAAAATTATTTCCGAGTGTTAACCAAAAAAAATTAGCACAAGTTACAGAAATATTAGCAACAATTAAAAACATCAAAGATGTAAAATAGGAAATCTAATTTATAAATAAAAATTTATGTCAAAAAATAAAGTAGATAATCCAATAGTAAAAGTAGACTACGAAGAAGCTAAAAAACTTGCAGATTTAGGTGCTATTGTTCAAGATTTAAGTTTTGTAATGAAAACGTGTTCGCGTCTTGAGAGACTATTAAAAGAAAAATCCAAAGACAGTTTGTTAATCGAAAATATGTGGACTGCTGTATTAATAAGATATGCTAGATGTTTCGCAGACGGGAAAAGATTTGGTTTGTCAGAATCAATATTTGACAATTTAAATGGTGAGCCACATAAAGCGCACAAATTTTATCTTGATTTGAGAGACAAACATATTGCTCATTCTGTAAATCCATTTGAGCAAGTGGCGGTAGGACTAATATTGTCTCCGCAGAACATTGAAAGTAAGAAGATAATTAAGGTTGTAACAATGACTATGAGGCATATGATAACAGACATTGAGGGAGTTCATCAGCTTGGATGTTTAGCAAAGGTTTTATTAGAGGAAGCATGCAACATAGCCAAGCAATACGAAAAAGAGATATTAAAGAAAGCTAAAAGTATTCCTATTGATGGTTTATACAATTATCCCAGACTTCGTATGATTGCGCCTGGGCCTGAATCGGCAGATAAACCAAGGTCATAGTGCAAAAAACTAGAAAATTTATTTAATTAAGGAGTAAAAATTTATGAATCAAGATGATTATAATGCAAGAAAAAGAAAAGAAGAATTATTTCATTTATTTAAAGAATCGGTATTAGGTCGTTTGAATTTCTCAATAATTGTTAGTACATTGTCAGCAACCTTGCTTATAGTTGCAACTTTTAACAAAGAGTTAATTCCGGTTAATGATTTTACAAAAACTCTTCTTACAATTTTATTATTGCTTATACCGAGTGGATTATTTCTATATCTTTATGAATTAAATCAGACTGGTGTTGATTCAGCAAAAGCCTTGAAAAAAGAAATTAATGAAGATTTGAAGCAAAGAAAAAAGAATATATTTCTTTGGTTTAGCGTCTATTTTCCGTGGATCGGCCTTGCCATTATATCGTTTGTTATTTTCTCAATAATTTGGATAATTTGGCGATAGGTAAAGGCAAGGATTGCTGAAAATTGAAAAAATAAAATTAGACAGCCAATTTACAAATTTTTGTTTAAATATTTCCGCGATTTTGTTAGAATGAGTGGGTTAGGAGAATGATGAATCATGAATCACGAATAAAGCGAAAATAAATCTATGAGAAGACAAAAAATTGGTATTATAATGATTGTTATAGGAGTATTGGGATATATTTATAATCCTTTAATGGATGCCGGGAGTAACTGTGTTCT
This sequence is a window from Candidatus Paceibacterota bacterium. Protein-coding genes within it:
- a CDS encoding glycosyltransferase codes for the protein MFSIHSDPLAHLGSQETGGQNIYVRSLAEELGKLGHKVDVFTRWDSTNKKHISQINKNARVVRLRGGKKSYVQKTELFNILPEVYLNFLKFIEVKDNYDVFHGHYWDGAWMALKAKCQFSKPLIENFHSLGKIRQATKKKYLTNKNETDYFQKRFDVEKETVERADAVVSLAKSEKESLVKIYDSIPGKVKVIPGGVNLQKFKPLSKEKARESLRIDQKNFVLLYVGRLEWRKGIGSLITATKLLKKKIPNIKIVIVGGKIHGKEKNVLDFKEYERLLEKAKKEKVENLIKFTGMINHRRLRNFYSAADALIVPSYYEPFGLVALEGMATKIPVIVSAVGGLKEIISHKKTGLLFKARSPVDIKNKVQMLYSSKRLQEKLIKNGYKYVSKNHSWPFIAKKISDEYKKYI
- a CDS encoding L28 family ribosomal protein; the encoded protein is MLKGKGNFIKNMRKCEICGKTYTVKTVRKKLRGKYNPTSKQRKYPNLQWVRLPSGKRVKACTKCIKTLSKTK
- a CDS encoding RNA-binding protein; this translates as MEEAKNKLYVGNLAYEINDEKLKEIFSAAGEVTEAVVIMDKISGRSKGFGFVTMKDDAAAEKAIEQLNETDLEGRKIIVNVARPMRER
- a CDS encoding sigma-70 family RNA polymerase sigma factor gives rise to the protein MICLSFNDNHKLELENDEDLVKLAQQGNEEAQRVLLERYKYIASTKASLYFLPGGDQDDLFQEGMIGLFKAIRGYQEGRDSSFKSFAFLCVSRSIVTALILANRRKHKALDGYSSLDKYVSPDGEEGNNHLPASYLEDPEEIFINNIEREEMEVFLREKLSPFEFAVVQLFIQGFSYREIAKKLGISEKQVDNALCRARVKTKRYAEYMDTKDKKKEVLKVPISGYTIFMKEQYRKGLTMDQALEAYRELSPEKKEVLSNEAK
- a CDS encoding DUF2188 domain-containing protein; protein product: MIKKNFHSVPQGDAWAIKKEGVDRPVSKHRTQAIAEEKTRVLARRVEVEAIYHNKQGIIKGRDSYGNDPCPPKDKN